GACGTCCGCAGGATCGGTGCGGACCGGAGAGTTCATCGTTGAGCTTGGTACCGGGGGTGGCTGACCATGTCGACTGTTGACCGATGATGGCCCTATGGCAGGCCACCTCGTTTCTTGAATGGTAGGTTGAAAGCTTCGGCATGTCGCCCGGTGTTCCGAGCGAGGTAAGGCCTGATTACACGTCCGATCGATCCGGAGCTTCCGCCTACCCCCCCGCCAGCGCGTCCAGCAGCTTCTGGTGGATGTTGCCGAAGCCGCCGTTGGACATGACGAGCACCACCTCGCCGCCGGAGAGGCGGGGCGCCAGGTGCGCCACGATGTCGTCGGGGGCGGGGATGAAGTGCGCCTCCTTCCCCGCGGCGCGCCAGGCCGCGACCAGCTCGAGGGGGTTGAGCGCCGTCTCGGCCGTGTAGCGCTCGGGGTGGAAGAGGCCGGCCAGGATCACCTCGTCCGCATCGGCGAAGGCGTCCTGGTACGGCTGCTGGAATTCGCGGCGCTGGGCCGTGTAGCTCCGCGGCTCGAAGACGGCCACCAGCGGCCGGCTCCCGTAGCGCTGGCGCACCGCCTGGATCGTCTCGCGCACGGCGGTGGGGTGGTGGGCGAAGTCGTCGATCACCACCACGCCGTTCACCTCGCCGCGCACCTCCATCCGCCGCTTGACGCTGGCGAAGGTGCGCAGCCCCTCGCGCACCCCCTCGCGGTCCGCGCCGATGAACTCGGCGACGGCGATCACCGCCAGGCAGTTGCGCACGTTGAAGGCGCCCGTGAGCGGCGTCACCACCTCGCCCCACGGCTCGCCGCCGCGCAGCGCCGTGAAGCGCGTCCCCTCGGGCCCGAAGCTCACCCCCTCCGCCGTCCAGCGCGGGTGCTCGCCGTCCGCGGGCAGCTCTTCCCCGTAGGCGAACGACTCGACCGGCGCGAAGGCCTTCGGCGCCAGCTCGCGCACGATGGATGAGTCCCAGCCGGCCACCAGCGCGCCGCTGCGGGGGACCAGGTTGATGAAGCGCGAGAAGGCCCAGCGGTACGCCTCCTCGTCGCGGTAGATGTCGGCGTGGTCGAACTCGATGTTGTTCACCACCGCCGCGAAGGGCAGGTAGTGCCACATCTTGGGGCCCTTGTCGAAGTACGCCGTGTCGTACTCGTCGGCCTCCACCACGAACCACTCCGAGTCGGTGAGGCGGAACGAGGAGCCGAAGTTCTCGGCCACGCCGCCGATCAGGAAGCTGGGCTCGAGCCCCGCGCTCTCCAGCACCCACGCCAGCAGCGACGTGGTGGTGGTCTTCCCGTGCGTCCCCGCCACCGCCAGGGGCCTGCGGGTGCGCAGGAACTCCTCCTTCACGGTGCCGGCCGCCGAGGTGTAGGGGATGCGCTCGTCGAGCACCGCCTCCAGCTCCGCGTTGCCGCGCGAGATGGCGTTGCCCACGATCACCCAATCGGGGCGCGGCCGCAGGTTGTCGGGGCTGAAGCCGACGGCGTAGTCGATCCCCAGCTCGCGGAGCTGGTCGGACATGGGGGGATAGACGTTCTCGTCGGAGCCGGTGACGCGGTGCCCCGCCGCGCGCAGCAGCCCCGCCAGCGAGGCCATCGCCGTCCCCGCGATGCCGATCAGGTGGTAGTGCTTCGGGTGCGAGGTCCGGACCTCTGGGCGGGGGGCTGTCATCGGGTTCCGTAACGTCCTGCGTTGGCTGGGCTTCCGGGTCGGGCCGGGCTCTTGCGAAGAGCATGCCCCCGAACTGCGAGGGTACAGGGGACAGGGAACAGGGGACAGCCTGCAACGGCCATGCGGTTTGCTTGCTGTTCCCTGTCCCCTGTAACCTATCCCCTGATTTTCTCCCGCGCCAAACGCAGCCGATGACCGACGAAGGCGTACTCGCCATCAACGACTCGCTCTGGGTGCCCCGGGCGGAGCTCACCTACCGGGCCACGCGCTCCGGCGGCCCGGGCGGGCAGCACGTGAACACCTCGTCCACGCGCGTGGAGCTGGCGTGGGACGTGGAGGGCTCGCCCAGCCTGACGGAGGAGCAGCGCGCGCGCATCCGCGAGAAGCTGGCGAACCGCATCAACTCCGAGGGCGTGCTGCTGCTGGCCGCCAGCGAGCACCGCAGCCAGCACCAGAACCGCGAGGCCGTCACCGAGCGCTTCGCCGAGCTGGTGCGCCAGGCGCTGGTGGTGCCCAAGGCGCGCAAGAAGACGCGCCCCTCGAAGGCCGCCCGCGAGGCCCGCCTGCACGCCAAGAAGCGCCGCTCCGAGGTCAAGCGCCTGCGCCGGAGCCTGCCGGAGGACTGAAAGTGCGTGAGTGCGTGAGTGCGAAAGTGCGAAAGTGCGAAAGTGCGAAAGTGCGAAAGTGCGAAAGTGCGAGGTACGGCGAACGCGGGCGCCGAATGCGGGTGGGGTTAATGCGGGTGAACCCGCGGCTGGAAATACGAGAAGCCTCGCCGACCTGAATCGCGGGAACGGATTCGGAGCGGCGAGGCTTCTCGCTACCTTCGCACTAACGCACTAACGCACTAACGCACTTTCGTACTCTCGTACTTCCGTACTTTCGCACTGCCGTACCTACACTATCTCCGCCCCGGCACCGAGTTTGCGTTCCCCACGGCCCGACGACGGTCCGAGGGGGACGTCGCGGCGGAAACTCAACCCGTGAGGTAAAGCCATGTCGATCCTGTGGATGATCATCCTCGGCCTCATCGCCGGCGCCATCGCGAAGCTGATCATGCCCGGCCGCGACCCGGGCGGCATCATCGTCACCATCCTGCTCGGCATCGCGGGCTCGCTGCTCGGCGGGTTCCTGGGCCGCATGCTGGGCGTGGGCGACGGCGACATGACCGCGGGCCTCATCGGCTCCATCATCGGCGCCATCATCCTGCTCTTCCTGTACCGGATGATGGTCGGCCGCCGGACCACGCGCATCTGACCAGGCGCGGCAACCACTTCTTCTTGAGCGAACGGAGCAGTCATGCCGGTCACGGAGCTGAAGGAAGTCCTCAAGCACGAGCTGGGCGACCTGCTGTACGCCGAGCGCCGCATCCTCACCATGCTCAAGACCATGGCGAGGGAGGTGTCCGACCCGCAGATGAAGACGCGGATCGAGGAGCACCACGGCGAGACGGAAGGCCAGATCGAGCGCCTGGAGCAGGCGTTCGAGGCCATCGGCGAGAAGGCGAAGGCCGAGAAGTGCGAGGGGATCATCGGGCTGAAGGAAGAGCACGACTCCTTCAAGTCCGAGGAGAAGCCCAGCAAGCCGATGCTCGAGGCCTTCGACCTGGGGTCGGGCCTGCGGGTGGAGCACTACGAGATCGCCGCGTATCGCACCGCCATCACCATGGCGACGGCGCTCGGCGAGGACCGGTGCGCGGGGCTCCTCCAGGAGAACCTGCTCGAGGAGGAGGCCATGGCCAAGTTCCTCGAGAAGAACGCCCTCCGCTCGCTCAAGAAGCTGGCGCAGCAGGGCGGCGGCGGCGGCAAGTCCGCCTGACCCGCCGGTCCTGGCTCAGCCAGACGCGAGCCCCCGCCGGACGAGCGCCGGCGGGGGCTCCGCTTTGCGAACGGCACCAGCACGCCACCGCCCGAACAAACCGGACAGCTGCGACTGCGACTACGGATCTGGGCGTGTCCCTCCGCTGCGCTCCGGGCCGGGCTGCGCGCGCGGTAGGGCAGCAAACAACGCTGCCCAACCGCGCCGGGCCGCCACCGCCACGATACCCCCGTGGCGGCGGCGTCCCGGCCCTCCGGGCGCGCATCCCTCACGCAAATTCGGCCCCGACGGCGAAACCCCCGTAGGGGCGAGGCCTGCCTCGACCGCCCCGCCCGCCGCCACACGCGTGGCCGCCTCGCACCTCGAACCCCGCCACCGATCGCGGTTGAAGCCTCGCGCCGTTTGCGAGGCTTTCCGTGGTTCCAGCGAGTGTCTTCAGGCGCTCGCGTCGTCGGCACTCGCGTCGGCGTCCGCCTCCGCGCTCTCTCCCAGCATCTCCTCCATCCGCGACAGGCAGCGCGAGAACTTCTTCCCGAACGGCCCGGCCAGGAACGAGGCGGGGAACAGCTCCCCGAGCGCGGCCTCGGACGTCGCCGCGAAGGCCACCGAGTCGTCGTAGAGCTTGTCGACCAGGTGCACCCAGCGCAGCGCGTCGTACGGGTGCGCGAACGGCTCGATCCCCCGCACCAGCAGCGCCCCGATCCGCCCGGCCAGGGCGGCGTAGCGGATCGGGTGCACCTGCCCGAGCCCCGCCATCAGCTCGCCGAAGCCGGCGACGAGCGTGCGGGCGTCCGCCCGGGCGATCCTCCGCTCCATGGCCGCGTCGTCCAGGAAGTACGCGCGGCCCGGGTCCGCCTGGAAGCGGCGGTGGCGGTAGTCCTCGCCCGCGACCTCCAGCACCTCGAAGGCCGAGGCCAACTCCTCGATCTCGGCCGTGAAGCTCTTCTGGTCGAAGCGCCCGCGCCCCAGCTCGTCGGGGACGGTGTTCGAGGTGGTGGCCACGCGCACCCCGCCGGCCAGCGTGCCGCGCACGAAGGCCAGCGCC
This Longimicrobium sp. DNA region includes the following protein-coding sequences:
- the mpl gene encoding UDP-N-acetylmuramate:L-alanyl-gamma-D-glutamyl-meso-diaminopimelate ligase, with protein sequence MTAPRPEVRTSHPKHYHLIGIAGTAMASLAGLLRAAGHRVTGSDENVYPPMSDQLRELGIDYAVGFSPDNLRPRPDWVIVGNAISRGNAELEAVLDERIPYTSAAGTVKEEFLRTRRPLAVAGTHGKTTTTSLLAWVLESAGLEPSFLIGGVAENFGSSFRLTDSEWFVVEADEYDTAYFDKGPKMWHYLPFAAVVNNIEFDHADIYRDEEAYRWAFSRFINLVPRSGALVAGWDSSIVRELAPKAFAPVESFAYGEELPADGEHPRWTAEGVSFGPEGTRFTALRGGEPWGEVVTPLTGAFNVRNCLAVIAVAEFIGADREGVREGLRTFASVKRRMEVRGEVNGVVVIDDFAHHPTAVRETIQAVRQRYGSRPLVAVFEPRSYTAQRREFQQPYQDAFADADEVILAGLFHPERYTAETALNPLELVAAWRAAGKEAHFIPAPDDIVAHLAPRLSGGEVVLVMSNGGFGNIHQKLLDALAGG
- the arfB gene encoding alternative ribosome rescue aminoacyl-tRNA hydrolase ArfB, producing the protein MTDEGVLAINDSLWVPRAELTYRATRSGGPGGQHVNTSSTRVELAWDVEGSPSLTEEQRARIREKLANRINSEGVLLLAASEHRSQHQNREAVTERFAELVRQALVVPKARKKTRPSKAAREARLHAKKRRSEVKRLRRSLPED
- a CDS encoding GlsB/YeaQ/YmgE family stress response membrane protein; translated protein: MSILWMIILGLIAGAIAKLIMPGRDPGGIIVTILLGIAGSLLGGFLGRMLGVGDGDMTAGLIGSIIGAIILLFLYRMMVGRRTTRI
- a CDS encoding ferritin-like domain-containing protein produces the protein MPVTELKEVLKHELGDLLYAERRILTMLKTMAREVSDPQMKTRIEEHHGETEGQIERLEQAFEAIGEKAKAEKCEGIIGLKEEHDSFKSEEKPSKPMLEAFDLGSGLRVEHYEIAAYRTAITMATALGEDRCAGLLQENLLEEEAMAKFLEKNALRSLKKLAQQGGGGGKSA
- the zapE gene encoding cell division protein ZapE, which encodes MLDLQTVLREIPARPDPGELVAGFVPPPRFADKRFDDYRPDPRHPSQAEAVRRLREVADELREGARPGLGGLVRGLFGGRRAGSGVYLDGGFGVGKTHLLAALWHEAPRPSAYLSFDELVYTIGLLGVEGTRAALGGMHLVAVDEWELDDPGNLKMALAFVRGTLAGGVRVATTSNTVPDELGRGRFDQKSFTAEIEELASAFEVLEVAGEDYRHRRFQADPGRAYFLDDAAMERRIARADARTLVAGFGELMAGLGQVHPIRYAALAGRIGALLVRGIEPFAHPYDALRWVHLVDKLYDDSVAFAATSEAALGELFPASFLAGPFGKKFSRCLSRMEEMLGESAEADADASADDASA